One Phaseolus vulgaris cultivar G19833 chromosome 2, P. vulgaris v2.0, whole genome shotgun sequence DNA window includes the following coding sequences:
- the LOC137812025 gene encoding mediator of RNA polymerase II transcription subunit 16-like: MNQIGGTKDPEAEPVAQSLPQPQDTPKPPDKTDSATVVAATSTEEQEVGPEEKPVPMEEDLVNPATVFSIRLKQSRSNLLHKMSVPELCRNFSAVSWCGKLNAIACAAETCARIPSSTANPPFWIPIHIVIPERPTECAVFNVIADSPRDSVQFIEWSPTSCPRALLIANFHGRVTIWTQSSQGPANLVHDTSCWQREHEWRQDIAVVTKWLSGVSPYRWLSSKSSAPANSKSTFEEKFLSQQSQTSARWPNFLCVCSVFSSGSVQLHWSQWPPSKNGMIPKWFCTSKGLLGCGPSGIMAGDAIITDSGAMHVAGVPIVNPSTIVVWEVTPGPGNGFQIAPKTSTTCAVPPLSPSNWAGFAPLAAYLFSWQDYLLSEAKQGKKQTDQNLLDAVPLYCSPVSNFSAYVSPEAAAQSAATTTWGSGVTAVAFDPTRAGSVIAVVIVEGQYMSPYDPDEGPSITGWRVQRWESSLQHVVLHPIFGNPTSSLGGQSPMQTVWQSKVDLSITPTNDFKNHQSPAIGMTSDVQKVSESVSDKSKRVNFDPFDLPSDVRTLARVVYSAHGGEIAIAFLRGGVHVFSGPSFTPVDNYQINVGSAIAAPAFSSTSCCSASVWHDSSKNCTILRIIRVLPPSIPISQVKANSSTWERAIAERFWWSLLVGVDWWDAVGCTQSAAEDGIVSLNSVIAVLDADFHSLPSIQHRQQYGPSLDRIKCRLLEGSNAQEVRAMVLDMQARLLLDMLGKGIESALINSSALVPEPWQASGETLSSIDPETMAVEPALIPSIQAYVDSVLDLASHFITRLRRYASFCRTLASHAVTAGTGSNRNMVASPTQSSATPATSQGGQNGTSSSMGSAQLQTWVQGAIAKISNTTDGGSNPTPNPISGPSTFMPISINTGTFPGTPAVRLIGDCHFLHRLCQLLLFCFFFRRTQLPRYMGLANRTSDANTQKPQSNTPAPGKVEEIAKPVSAVVKSDDGQTGRAGAKGAEEVPSGRSRLGSGNAGQGYTFEEVKVLFMMLMDLCRRTAGLQHPLPVSQVGSNNIQVRLHYIDGNYTVLPEVVEASLGPHMQNMPRPRGADAAGLLLRELELHPPAEEWHRRNMFGGPWSDQEDVDCANDAPKLVNSDPLDFSSLEHCDVYYGTHRLWPRKRRMSERDAAFGLNISVGLGGYLGIMGSRRDVVTATWKTGLEGVWYKCVRCQRQTSAFASPDASPSLTPNDREVWWISRWVHGCPMCGGTWARVV, translated from the exons ATGAATCAAATTGGTGGGACAAAGGACCCAGAGGCCGAGCCCGTTGCTCAGTCTCTGCCCCAACCCCAAGATACGCCCAAGCCTCCTGACAAAACCGATTCCGCCACCGTCGTCGCTGCCACCTCCACTGAAGAGCAAGAGGTCGGACCAGAGGAAAAGCCGGTCCCCATGGAGGAAGATTTGGTCAACCCCGCCACTGTTTTCTCAATCAGGCTTAAGCAATCCAGGTCCAATTTGCTGCATAAGATGAGCGTTCCTGAACTGTGTCGCAATTTTAG TGCTGTTTCCTGGTGTGGAAAACTTAATGCTATAGCTTGTGCAGCAGAAACATGTGCCAGAATTCCAag tTCAACCGCTAATCCACCGTTTTGGATCCCTATACATATTGTGATCCCAGAGAGGCCGACTGAATGTGCAGTGTTCAATGTCATAGCAG ATTCTCCTCGTGATTCTGTCCAGTTCATTGAATGGTCCCCAACCTCTTGTCCCCGTGCATTGCTGATTGCAAATTTCCACGGGAGGGTAACTATTTGGACTCAATCTTCTCAA GGACCAGCTAATCTTGTCCATGATACTAGCTGTTGGCAACGTGAGCATGAGTGGCGGCAAGATATTGCAGTTGTAACAAAGTGGTTATCAGGGGTGTCTCCG TATAGATGGCTATCATCCAAATCAAGTGCTCCAGCCAATTCAAAGTCGACATTTGAGGAAAAGTTTCTTTCGCAGCAATCTCAAACTTCAG CTAGATGGCCCAATTTTCTGTGTGTTTGTTCAGTGTTCTCATCGGGCTCAGTTCAACTTCACTGGTCCCAGTGGCCTCCAAGTAAGAATGGCATGATACCAAAGTGGTTTTGCACTAGTAAAGGACTTTTGGGCTGTGGGCCCAGTGGCATTATGGCTGGTGATGCTATCATTACAGACAGTGGTGCCATGCATGTGGCAGGTGTACCAATTGTTAATCCGTCCACCATTGTAGTTTGGGAGGTCACACCTGGGCCTGGAAATGGTTTCCAGATAGCTCCAAAGACAAGTACCACTTGTGCCGTCCCACCTCTTAGCCCATCCAACTGGGCTGGTTTTGCACCTTTAGCTGCATATTTATTTAGCTGGCAAGATTATCTTTTATCTGAAGCTAAGCAGGGGAAAAAACAGACAGACCAAAACCTTCTTGACGCTGTACCTCTCTATTGTTCACCAGTTTCAAATTTTTCAGCATATGTGAGTCCTGAAGCTGCTGCTCAATCTGCAGCAACTACTACATGGGGTTCTGGTGTTACAGCAGTAGCCTTTGATCCAACTCGTGCTGGTTCAGTGATAGCTGTTGTGATAGTTGAGG GGCAATACATGTCCCCTTATGATCCAGATGAGGGCCCATCAATTACAGGGTGGAGAGTGCAACGTTGGGAATCATCTTTACAGCATGTTGTTCTCCATCCTATATTTGGAAATCCTACTTCTAGTTTGGGTGGTCAATCACCTATGCAAACTGTTTGGCAGTCCAAAGTGGACCTGAGCATAACTCCAACAAATGATTTCAAGAACCATCAATCACCTGCAATTGGAATGACTTCTGATGTGCAAAAGGTGTCTGAGTCTGTTTCTGACAAATCGAAAAGGGTCAATTTTGATCCATTTGATCTTCCAAGTGATGTCAGGACACTTGCCCGGGTTGTTTACTCTGCCCATGGTGGTGAAATTGCTATTGCTTTTCTTCGAGGTGGTGTCCATGTCTTTTCTGGTCCAAGTTTTACTCCTGTAGACAACTATCAGATTAATGTTGGCTCTGCAATTGCTGCTCCTGCTTTTTCTTCAACAAGCTGTTGTTCAGCTTCTGTTTGGCATGACTCTAGCAAGAATTGTACAATATTGAGAATAATTCGAGTTCTCCCTCCTTCTATTCCCATTAGTCAAGTAAAAGCCAATTCATCAACTTGGGAACGTGCAATTGCTGAAAG GTTTTGGTGGAGCCTTTTAGTTGGAGTTGATTGGTGGGATGCTGTGGGCTGCACTCAGAGTGCTGCTGAGGATGGTATTG TTTCACTTAACAGCGTTATTGCAGTTTTGGATGCGGATTTCCATTCTCTCCCTTCTATTCAGCACAGGCAACAGTATGGTCCT AGTCTAGACAGGATAAAGTGTAGGCTACTGGAAGGGTCAAACGCCCAAGAGGTCAGGGCAATGGTTCTGGATATGCAAGCTAGGTTGTTATTGGATATGCTTGGGAAAGGAATTGAGTCCGCATTGATAAATTCTTCAGCTTTAGTTCCTGAGCCGTGGCAAGCATCAGGTGAAACATTATCCAGCATTGACCCTGAAACAATGGCTGTTGAACCTGCACTAATTCCTAGTATTCAG GCTTATGTGGATTCAGTTCTAGATTTGGCTTCACATTTTATTACCCGGTTGAGACGTTATGCAAGTTTCTGTCGCACATTGGCAAGTCATGCTGTGACTGCAGGCACTGGGAGCAACCGAAATATGGTTGCTAGTCCTACCCAAAGTTCAGCAACGCCTGCAACAAGTCAGG gAGGTCAAAATGGGACCAGCAGCTCTATGGGAAGTGCCCAGTTGCAAACCTGGGTGCAAGGGGCTATTGCGAAGATTAGCAACACAACTGATGGAGGGTCCAATCCAACTCCAAATCCCATCAGTGGCCCTTCAACATTTATGCCTATTAGCATCAATACAGGAACATTTCCTGGAACACCAGCAGTTAGACTTATCGGGGATTGTCATTTCCTTCACAGACTATGCCAACTTTTGCTCTTCTGCTTTTTCTTTCGACGAACACAACTTCCTCGCTATATGGGGCTTGCAAATAGAACTTCTGATGCAAATACTCAAAAGCCTCAATCTAATACTCCTGCCCCTGGCAAGGTGGAGGAGATTGCAAAACCAGTTTCAGCTGTGGTGAAGTCTGATGATGGTCAAACTGGTCGAGCTGGGGCAAAAGGAGCTGAAGAAGTACCTTCTGGTCGTTCAAGATTGGGTAGTGGGAATGCTGGTCAGGGATATACCTTTGAAGAG GTCAAGGTACTTTTTATGATGCTTATGGATCTTTGCCGCAGAACAGCTGGGCTTCAACACCCATTGCCAGTCTCTCAAGTGGGGAGCAATAACATTCAGGTTCGGCTGCATTATATTGATGGAAACTATACTGTACTGCCAGAGGTTGTGGAAGCATCCCTTGGTCCTCATATGCAG AATATGCCCCGTCCTAGAGGTGCAGATGCTGCTGGTCTTCTTCTACGTGAACTAGAACTCCACCCTCCAGCAGAAGAGTGGCACAGACGGAATATGTTTGGTGGACCTTGGTCTGATCAGGAGGATGTAGATTGTGCAAATGATGCACCTAAACTTGTTAACTCTGACCCACTTGATTTCAGCTCATTGGAGCATTGTGATGTCTACTATGGAACTCATCGTTTATGGCCTAGGAAGCGCAGGATGTCTGAAAGAGATGCAGCTTTTGGCTTGAATATTTCTGTGGGCTTGGGAGGTTATCTTGGTATAATGGGATCACGAAGAGATGTTGTTACTGCAACATGGAAGACTGGCCTTGAAGGGGTCTGGTACAAG TGTGTGAGATGTCAGCGGCAGACCTCTGCTTTTGCTTCACCAGATGCATCTCCTTCTCTTACTCCAAATGATCGGGAAGTGTGGTGGATCAGCCGCTGGGTACATGGCTGTCCAATGTGTGGTGGAACATGGGCTCGGGTTGTATGA